The nucleotide sequence GCTCCCGGTATCAGAGAGCCCTGTCAAGCATGACTGTGTAGAAGTGTTGGACTCAGTTTACTCTAGCAGacctgacctccgggaccagccttgggcaacagTAGACTGGGAACTACAcgtggatgggagcagcttcatcaACCCACAAGGAGAGAGATGTGCAGGGTATGCAGTGGTAACCCTGGACACTGTTGTTGAAGCCAGATCATTGCCCCAGGGCTCTTCAGCCCAGAAAGCTGAACTCATTGCTTTAATTCGGGCCTTAGAACTCAGTgaaggtaagactgtaaacatttacactGATTCTCGGTATGCCTTTTTAACTCTTCAAGTGCATAGAgcattatataaagaaaagggcCTATTGAACTCTGGGGGGAAGGATATAAAATATCCACAAGAAACCTTACAATTATTAGAAGCAGTATGGAAACCCCACAAGGTGGTAGTTATGCATTGCAGAGGACGCCAGCGAGCTTCCATCTTGGTGGGTTTGGGGAATTCCCGCGCTGACTCAGAGGCTCGAAAAGCAGCATCTGCCCCCTTCCGGACATCAGTCACAGCCCCCCTGCTCCCTCAAGcacctgatctttttttttttttttttttttttttttttttttttttttggttttgaacctttaatgagaaaaaaatatataatgtcgAGCTCAAGAACACTGTGTGTTTGGTGTCATTGGGTCAAGGGTTGGGGATATACACGGCAGAATTTGGAAACAGGGTATACATCAACAAAAACATTAGTCATAACAAGAAAAACTGGCGCCTGGCACAATCaactctcagtttcctcttcacTCAGCAGCATGTTGGGGATCCCGCGGCTGATGGGGAACATACGTCCAGACTCCGGGCACTGCAGGGTGCCCTCTATCACTTCCACCTCCAGCAGCAGATGGTGCATAGTCCTCAGAAACTCTTCATTCTCCTCATATCCCTCAACCGGCCCTTTAGGCACCTGGATCAGGCGCAAATTATCGGCCGCTTCCAGGAACGCCGCCCACTCCACCTTAGGTATCATACGCGCCACGAAGTTGGGGTTGAACTCCACAGGGCAGATACGGACCTCAGTGGCCTGGAGGCGCAGGGGGAAGCCACGGGACCCCACCCCCCGCACATGCGAGCTCAGCAGATTGTGGGTGAGCAGTTTCATATCGCCGAACAGGCTCTCGTCAGGCCGGAACCGGAAAGAGGGCGTCCTCCGCTTCAAGCACCTGATCTTGTACCTACTTattctaaagaagaaaaggacTTTCTCCAGGCAGAGAGAGGACAAGAGATGGAGGAAGGATGGATTCGGTTACCAGATGGGAGAGTAGCTGTGCCACAGCTGCTAGGAGCTGCAGTTATACTGGCTGTGCATGAAACCACCCATCTAGGTCAGGAGTCACTTGAAAAGTTGTTAGGTCGGTATTTCTACATCTCGCATTTGTCAGCCCTTGCCAAAACGGTGACGCAGCAGTGTGTTACCTGCCGAAAGCATAATGCAAGACAAGGTCCAGCCATTCCACCCGGCATACAAGCTTATGGAGCAGCCCCCTTTGAAGACCTCCAGGTGGACTTCACAGAGATGCCAAAGTGTGGAGGTAACAAGTATTTACTAGTTCTTGTGTGTACCTAGTCTGGGTGGGTTGAAGCTTATCCAACACAAACTGAGAAAGCTCGTGAAGTAACCCGTGTGCTTCTTCGAGATCTTATTCCTAGATTTGGACTGCCCTTACGGATCAGCTCAGATAACGGGCCGGCGTTTGTGGCTGACTTGGTACAGAAGACAGCAAAGGTATTGGGGATCACATGGAAATTGCATGCTGCCTACCGGCCTCAGAGTTCAGGAAAGGTGGAGCGGATGAATCGGACTATCAAAAAGAGTTTAGGGAAAGTATGTCAGGAAACAGGATTAAAATGGATACAGGCTCTCCCTatggtattatttaaaattagatgTACCCCTTCTAAAAGAACAGGATATTCCCCTTATGAAATATTATATCATAGGCCCCTTCCCATATTGTGGGGACTTCCAGGCACTCCCCGAGAGTTAGGTGAAATTGAGTTACAGCTACAGTTACAGGCTTTAGGGAAAATTACACAAACAATCTCAGCCTGGGTAAATAAGAGATGCCCTGTTAGCTTATTCTCCCCAGTTCACCCTTTCTCCCCAGGTGATCAAGTGTGGATCAAGGACTGGAATGTAGCCTCTTTGTGCCCACGGTGGAAAGGACCCCAGACTGTTATCTTGACCACTCCCACCGCTGTGAAGGTAGAGGGAATCCCAGCCTGGATCCACCACAGCCCTGTAAAACCTGCAGCGCctgaaacctgggaggcaagaCCAAGCCCGGACAACCCTTGCAGAGAGATCCTGAAGAAGACAACAAGCCCTTCTCCAGTCCcacccggaagctgactggtccacgcaTGGCCGAAACATGAGGAATCTCATCGTGggattcatttttcttaaattttggacttatacagtaaggacttcaatTGGCCTTACTCAAACTGGTGACTGTTCCCAGTGTATTCATCaggtcactgaggtaggacaacaaattaaaacaatcttTCTGTTCTATAGTTCTTATGAATGTATGGGAATGTTGAaagaaacttgtttgtataatgccACTCAGTACAAGGTATGTAGCCCGGGAAATGACCAATCTGATGTGTGTTATAACCCATCTGAGTCCCCTGCAACCACCgtttttgaaataagattaagAACTGGCCTTTACCTAAGTGATACAAGTAAAATAACAACTAGAACAGAAGGAAAAGGAATCCCCAAACAAGTAATTTTAAGATTTGATGCTTGTGCAGCCATTAATAGTAACAAGCTAGGAACAGGATGTCGTTCTCTTAACTGGGAAAGGAGCTACagagtagaaaataaatatgtttgtcTTGAGTCAGGGGTTTGTGAAAATTGTGCCTTTTGGCCATGTGTTATTTGGGCtacttgaaaaaagaacaaaaaggaccCGGTTCATCTTCAGAAGGGGGAAGCCAGCCCCTTCTGTGCTGCTGGTCACTGTAACCCACTGGAACTAATAATCACCAATCCCCTAGACCCCCATTGGAAAAAGGGAGAACGTGTAACCCTGGGGATCGATGGGACAGGGTTAAACCCCCACGTTGCCATTTTAGTCCGAGGGGAGGTCTACAGGCGCTCTCCCAAACCAGTGTTTCAAACCTTTTATGAGGagctgaatctgccagcaccagAACTTccgaaaaagacaaaaaatttgtTTCTCCAAGTAGCAGAAAATGTAGCTCATTCCCTTAATGTTACTTCTTGTTATATATGCGGGGGAACCACTATCGGAGACCGATGGCCTTGGGAAGCCCGAGAGTTGGTGCCCAATGATCCAGCTCCTGGTATAATTCCAGTTCAGAAGGCCCAAGCTAGCAGCTTCTGGGTCTTAAAAAcctcaattattggacaataCTGTATAGCCAGAGAAGGAAAAGACTTCACCATCCCTGTAGGAAAGCTTAATTGTATAGGACGGAAGTTGCACAACAGCACAACAAAAACAATTAGTTGGTGGGGCCTAAATCACACTGAAAAGAACCCATTCAGTaaattttctacattaaaaaCTGCCTGGGCTCATACAGAATCTTATCAGGACTGGAAGGCTCCTGCTAGACTATACTGGATATGTGGGCACAGAGCCTATATTCGGTTACATAATAAATGCAtaggtagttgtgttattggcactattaaaccgtCCTTTTTCTTGTTACCTGTAAAAACGGGTGAGCTCCTAGGTTTCCCTGTCTATGCCTCCTAAGAAAAGAGAGGCATAATTATAGGAAACTGGAAAGATAATGAGTGGCCTCCTGAAAGGATCATACAGTATTATGGGCTGGCCACATGGGCACAAGATGGCTCATGGGGATACTGGACCCCCATTTCCATGCTCAATCGGATCATACGGTTGCAGGCTGTATTAGAAATAATTACTAATGAAACTGGCAGAGCTTTGACTGCTTTAGCTCGGCAGGAAACCCAAATGAGAAATGCTAACTATCAGAATAGACTGGCCTTGGACTACTTGCTGGCAGCTGAAGGAGGAGTCTGTGGAAAATTTAACTTAACCAATTGCTGCCTACAAATAGATGATCAAGGACAGGTGGTTGAAAACATAGTCAGGGACATGACAAAGTTGGCACATGTGCCCGTACAGGTTTGGCATGAGTTTGATCCTGAgtctttatttggaaaatggtttccAGATATAGGAGGATTTAAAACCCTCGTTGTAGGTGTATCGCTAGTAATAGGAACTTGCTTGCTGCTCCCCTGTGTATTACCCTtgctttttcaaataataaaaattttgttgTTACTTTGGTTTATCAGAAAACTTCAGCACATGTGTATTATATGAATCACTATGGCTCTATCTCGCAGAAAGACTCAGAAAGTGAAGATgagagtgagaactcccactgaaaaagtgaaaattctcaaagggGGGaaatatagaatgagaccaccacttctcctgctgtctttcccagcttttcccctctccccttttccctagtttataagacaggagaagagagagaaagcaaaaagttggaaagaaacagaaagaagataaatagctagacgaccttggtaccaccacctggccctgatggttaaaataataatgataatatcaacccctgaccaaaactactagtgttacctgtaaattccagacattgtatgagaaagcactgtaaaactttttgttctgttagctgatgcatgtagtcCCTCGTCACGTTTTCCACGCATGCTTGATTTATCATGACCCAAAAAGGCCACGTATTTCTTCTTCTGGGAGCTCGGTTCTTAAGACGCGAGTCTGctgacgctcccggccgaataaaaaacctcttccttctttaatccggtgtctgaggagttttgtctgtggcttgtcctgctacactgtcatctaaaggaagagatgatgatactacttccactaccggagaaggtacacaccccccgtgttattgttcctcataacttgtgggggagagcatgatattacttccaatatgacagtggcttgacatccagtctgtgatattgctcctaatttccagtaggtaaagtatgatgttcctgccaagagagtagtCGGTGTACAGCCGCCCTGTGATATGTCTccaaatattcagggaaacacaggaggacattaccccaaatctcccaaaaagtgtacacccattgtgtggtatggttcctaatatccggagGTGAGATAGGAGAAGGATGGTATTCTTCTCCtatcgcaggctgtgtacacaAAACttgtgaaattgttcctaatatcctgaacaaaGGAGATTGTTAGTAATGGACACGCATTGCAGGGGGAGTAATGATTACGATCCACATCGTAATGGTGAGTAATAGCaaccccctctctccccctcgcTGTTACGATCCTCATCACAGGGGGGTGAGGCACCCCCCACGATATCGGGAGTAATAGGatccccctctctccccctggCCTTATATAAGGATGCTGGCCTTATATAAGTGCCCCCAATGCCATCATAGACTTTAGTGTATTCACTTAAAGTTTTTTCCTCATTTAGATCTGCCAATCCCTTAATAGGTCTAATTGCTGCCTGACATTCTGTATTAACATTTTCATGAGCAAGCACCTGAACGATCACTTTCTTGGCATGAGAATCGGAAATAGCCTTTTGAGCGGCATCCAGCAAAGGAGTGATAGAATCTGGAAAAGGCTCCCTTGGACCCTGTTGAACTGTGTTAAAAGAAGGATAAGCAGAACCAGCGTCGTGAATTTTTTCCCAGGCTCTTAGGCATGTAGTTCTGAGCTGATCAACAGCCTTATCACCCATTACCATCTGTTGATTTAGAGTACTCCATGCCTGTCCGATTCCGAGCAATTGATCAGATGTGATATTAACGGGACGTTGGTCTTGAGCATTTCTGCGTGCCTGATTTATTGCTTCATCTGTCCACCAGGTTTTCAATTGGAGAAATTCACAGGGGGACAGGGTGGATCGGGCTAATGCCTCCCAATCTATACGTATTCAATGTCTGTTATAAGCCACACGTTGTAACAAGGAATGAACGGAAGGAGAATTTGGCCCATATTGTCCAATTGTTTGCTttaagtcttttaatattttaaaaggaaatggctTCCAGCATGCTTGAGCAAGTTCTCTAGCCTCCTCAGCTGGCGAAATAACAACCAGAAACTGCCAAGCATTCAAATCCCCCATTTCTTGTGCCTGGCAAATGGATGCCTGGATTGTCCATGTGCCATAATTTGTATTTGGACCGGCTCACAGCACTCCTCTACATAGTTAGCAGGTGGGCAAGCCTGGATCATTCACTTATGGTAACTGGCTGTTGGACAAGCCTGAAGCTTCCTTTCGCCATAGTTACTGGCGGGGTCTGCAACAATGGGAGCTGCAAGGCGCATCTCAGGCTCCCCTTCCAAAAATTCCTAAGTCTGGCATGGAGATGGCCATTTCAGACCTTCCCCTAAAGGCGCACTAGGTGGCACTGTTTCTTTTCTACGTTTTTGGAGATTAGCTTACATACCTTCTCGTTTCTCGCCCTTTTTTAAACTAGACTGTCATGGTTCACTTTGCTGATAATTAGACTCCTGATTATTCAACTTTCCTATGTCATCCtgaaactcctcctcctcctcctcagtgtGGAAGGGCTCCAGTGCTGTTTTAATTGCCGATCACACAGACCAAGCAGAGAGGGGAATATTGTGGCCCTCTTGTGCTGGTTTTAAGTCTGATCCGACCTTGTCCCAATCTTCTACATTCATGGTTCCATATTCCGGGAACCAAGGAGAATACTTGTCTACCAGACGGAACAAAGATGTGAGATTTTGGGTACTCACAATTACCCCTCCGCGGCGCAGTAACTGCAGTACAAGGCTTAAGTAATTAGTGAACTTACTCTCTGCCTGACCCATATTTTCCTGAGGTTTCCCTGGAATTCTCCGAGCGCCCTCCTTACCCTAGAGCTTGAAGTGAAAACCTACTCTGGAGTCCTTTGTCGGTCGTCCTCAGCTTTCCACGCTCTGGTGTTCCTTCACTGGATTATTTGTAGAGATTATGGGGAGCCCCGCATTGGGCaccagagaccagcctgggcaaccgagggAGACCCCCGTttctaccgaaaaaaaaaaaaaagctagatgtGGTGTCgcgagcctataatcccagctactccatgAGAAATCGACAAAACCTGGCACCAGAGactgattttcttctaaaatgctttctccaaaatattgttaaaacaaaagggggaaattggaaaggaaaatattttgggtCCCCCAAATCACTAAGATAAAGGGAAAAGCCAGTCTGGGAACTGTTTAGGGCAA is from Macaca mulatta isolate MMU2019108-1 chromosome 15, T2T-MMU8v2.0, whole genome shotgun sequence and encodes:
- the LOC144334979 gene encoding multifunctional methyltransferase subunit TRM112-like protein — its product is MKLLTHNLLSSHVRGVGSRGFPLRLQATEVRICPVEFNPNFVARMIPKVEWAAFLEAADNLRLIQVPKGPVEGYEENEEFLRTMHHLLLEVEVIEGTLQCPESGRMFPISRGIPNMLLSEEETES
- the LOC106995685 gene encoding uncharacterized protein LOC106995685, producing MEEGWIRLPDGRVAVPQLLGAAVILAVHETTHLGQESLEKLLGRYFYISHLSALAKTVTQQCVTCRKHNARQGPAIPPGIQAYGAAPFEDLQVDFTEMPKCGDLIPRFGLPLRISSDNGPAFVADLVQKTAKVIKCGSRTGM